The Fibrobacter sp. UWEL nucleotide sequence CTCAGGATAACAATCGCGATAAAGACAAAGGGTGCTTTTTTCAGATTGTCTTCGACGACAGCCTTCTTGATATCGTTTTCGTCAATGGAGACGTTGCGGTTGATGTCCTTCTTTTCGGCGCTCCAGATTTCCTTGAATTCAGCCAGAGTCATGACGTCTGTGGCTTGATAGTTCAACCTTCTGTCGATTTCATGAGAGTACTGGGAGAACATTTCGTAAAGTTTGTCTACGGAGTAGAGGGACGGAATTTCCATGTGGTCCCAAACATTACTGAACATGTTCACCAGGAGCTGTTCCAGTTCACCCCATTCAGGGATGGATACGTAGGCGCGTCCGGTTTCCAGGGATTTTACAAGTTCCTTGTAGTCTTCGTCTTCAGACCAGGCTTCCAGCACCTTTTTGGAGGAAGGGAGTAGGCCAATCTGTTTTGTATAGGCGTCCAGGTTTTCGTCTTCGATCAGGAACAGAAGCAAATCCTTGGCTTCCGAGCGTTTGCAGCTAGAGGGAATGGCCAGGTTGCTTCCTCCGATAAAACTTACGGAACCGGTAGAACCGCGGGGGAAGGGGAGGACCATTACACTATCTTGACCCAGACGAGCTTCGGCGAGACCGCCCATGGCACCATCAAAGCGGGTCTGCATGACCACGTCAGTGGTGTTGACAATAAACGCTAACTCACCGTTGTTGAATCGCTGTGTTACCTGGGAAGTGTTCAACTGAAGAAAATCGGTTGATACCAGGCTGTCCAGGATGAACTTCAGGTAAGATTCGATTCCCTTCAAGGTGTTCTTACTCAGGATGTTGGAATGCCACTTTCCGGTGGAATCCTTTTCCAGGAAGGAACCTCCATTGCTCCAAACCCACGGGGCGAAGTTGTGGAGAATGTTCCAGTCGCTCTTGCCGGGGAAGGCGTATGCGTGAACCTTCAATCCGTCGTCCAGAGATTCATCGCTTGCGTTAATCTTTTTCAGAGCCTCTCTGAAACCTTCGTAAGTGGAAACGGATTCCTTAGTAAGGCCGTTCTTCTTGAAGATTCGCTTGTTTGCCAACAGCGGTCGTACGTCAATGAACCAGGGTACGGAATAGATTACCGTATCAGCATCAATATGGGTGGTGTTCCAGCTGACAGGGACAAATCGTTCGGGTTGAATATCCTTGAGCCATCCGTTTAAAGGCTTGATTTCCTTGCGGGATGCGAAATAGGGAATCCAGGTGGTGCCCAGCTGAAGCACATCGGGTGCGTCCAGCTTGCCATCCAAAGCTTGGGAAATTCTGCTCCAGGCCACACCCCAGTCCAACACTTCGACTTTGGTGGGGATTCCGGTTCTTTTTGTAAAAATCTCAAGACGCTGTTCCAGCTTTTCCTGCGGGGATGCCCCATTGGGCATAATCCATACGGTAAGCGGCTTAGGGGCTGCCAATGCAGCTGTGGCTGCAATGACGGCTGCTAGAGTCGTCTTTTTTAACAGATTAAACATAAAACTCCTTGATAGACTCTGCTAAATTACAATAAAAAAAGAAAAAACGTCATGAAATTAGTCAAAACAGGGCTTTTTTGGACCTTTTTTAAATGATTTTTATTCAATTGTGCACCATGTTCTCCCGTGAGATAAATCACGAAAAGCCTTCTGTTTTGGTCGGTTTTTGTGGGGTTTCGT carries:
- a CDS encoding extracellular solute-binding protein; translation: MFNLLKKTTLAAVIAATAALAAPKPLTVWIMPNGASPQEKLEQRLEIFTKRTGIPTKVEVLDWGVAWSRISQALDGKLDAPDVLQLGTTWIPYFASRKEIKPLNGWLKDIQPERFVPVSWNTTHIDADTVIYSVPWFIDVRPLLANKRIFKKNGLTKESVSTYEGFREALKKINASDESLDDGLKVHAYAFPGKSDWNILHNFAPWVWSNGGSFLEKDSTGKWHSNILSKNTLKGIESYLKFILDSLVSTDFLQLNTSQVTQRFNNGELAFIVNTTDVVMQTRFDGAMGGLAEARLGQDSVMVLPFPRGSTGSVSFIGGSNLAIPSSCKRSEAKDLLLFLIEDENLDAYTKQIGLLPSSKKVLEAWSEDEDYKELVKSLETGRAYVSIPEWGELEQLLVNMFSNVWDHMEIPSLYSVDKLYEMFSQYSHEIDRRLNYQATDVMTLAEFKEIWSAEKKDINRNVSIDENDIKKAVVEDNLKKAPFVFIAIVILSFLINFARKRKK